The Oncorhynchus nerka isolate Pitt River unplaced genomic scaffold, Oner_Uvic_2.0 unplaced_scaffold_30___fragment_2___debris, whole genome shotgun sequence genome has a segment encoding these proteins:
- the LOC115121672 gene encoding astacin-like metalloprotease toxin 5, with the protein MVWLLILWVVQVGSVPIANFTNATTSNATFPATVDNSTNPINNSTNVTFSATGSTASTGPRRRQNDWYKTPETREEDLQFDLAIMEGDILVSEDRLAVKSLWPENEGVTSIPYKINGDLVDRKETMLAAFKMISDQTCILFHEYTNEINYIEFISGTGCASYVGFQGGAQPLYFGRACNVGNLCHELMHALGLHHEHTRPDRDQYITIQWDNVVSGKEDNFKVKEGDTQDLAYDYDSIMHYGTYYFSSNQNPTIDSKKSGVQIGQRNHLSPLDIARLNKLYQCE; encoded by the exons ATGGTTTGGCTTTTGATTCTCTGGGTTGTCCAAG TGGGCAGTGTTCCCATAGCCAATTTCACAAATGCTACTACTTCAAATGCTACTTTCCCTGCCACAG TGGACAACTCTACAAACCCCATCAACAATTCTACAAATGTGACTTTCTCTGCCACAG GTTCTACTGCCTCGACGGGGCCACGTCGCAGACAAAATGATTGGTATAAAACACCTGAAACCAGAGAAG agGACTTACAGTTCGACCTTGCTATCATGGAGGGAGACATTCTGGTTTCG GAAGACCGATTAGCTGTGAAGTCACTTTGGCCGGAGAATGAAGGAGTCACTTCTATCCCCTACAAGATCAACGGTGATCTGG TGGACAGAAAGGAAACTATGCTAGCAGCGTTCAAGATGATTTCAGACCAGACGTGTATCCTCTTCCACGAATACACCAATGAGATTAACTACATAGAGTTCATCTCTGGGACAGG CTGTGCGTCGTATGTAGGTTTTCAGGGCGGGGCCCAGCCTCTGTACTTCGGTAGAGCCTGTAACGTGGGGAACCTGTGTCATGAGCTGATGCATGCCCTGGGCCTGCACCACGAGCACACACGGCCAGACCGTGACCAATACATCACCATACAGTGGGACAACGTGGTCTCAG GAAAAGAAGATAACTTTAAGGTGAAGGAAGGAGACACTCAGGATCTGGCCTATGACTACGACTCCATAATGCACTACGGAAC TTATTACTTCTCATCAAACCAGAACCCCACTATTGACTCCAAGAAGAGTGGAGTCCAGATTGGACAGAGAAATCACCTGAGCCCCCTGGACATAGCACGCCTTAACAAACTCTATCAATGTG AATAA